One Nilaparvata lugens isolate BPH unplaced genomic scaffold, ASM1435652v1 scaffold8905, whole genome shotgun sequence genomic window, tccatataacctactaagtattttgcgatgccatgttgcaaatctggagtgcagaaaaatttttcccgcactagagcggaaaagtgattctttgcgttctgtaatcagtgcagcaatggccacttttcaacgtaactgtaggaaaaatacatttttaggaaaaatacattttcctacagttacgttgaaaagtgtccattgctgcactgattacagaacgcaaagaatcacttttccgctctagtgcggaaaaatttttctgcactccagatttgcaacatggcaacgcaaaatacttggtaggttatatggagcaacagtgcagcaaaatcaaaatgaagttggtaacagtgactgctgtggctgctatagtgagcagaggtgcaccaagcacaacgcgctaattattattcattatatattataaccaaggacaacgagaactttaggattttaggattaaggtttttatcaataataaattacacagaaaaacatttgatgcatttcaggcaatttacccataattacccacttttcatattcaatggtaactgtaggaaaaacttaatgtgaaatacgtgcgcaaagttcctctgctgcactcaagaaaccattccgccctcgcctacggctcgggcgtaaacgtttctttcggtgcagcaaactgtcactttgcgcactagttgcacaataaCTATTTTAGCCATGTCTTAAATAGATGTTGTTGAGTTTAAAATTGATAGGTTTTTATTTGCTGTGCTAGGTCTGTCTTAACAGACTTATTGCACAAAAACAACTCTACAAAATACATATTCAGGAATAACAGACAAAATATACTTAATAGCATCTTGAAAACAATAGTAAGAGAGAGCTAGCAGCGCTAATAAGGAGTAGCTTgattcaagattttttaacCGCTTCattaacataacctcaattttttGATGGCCTCTGATCCATTCCGACTGCTGCGataacatatttaaatttatgtaatcatTAGGGAGTATAATCACTCGTTTCAACCGGGTTTGAATTTGAGCATCAGAgtaaatagttttgaaaaattgaagggTATTGTATTAACActcttttttctatgtatttcatacgacatgcagtcaaatattaagtaaataataaattcttctaaTTACCAACTTTAGTTCTTGAAAGAATTTGATTGATTGCTTAAATATTATTGACTGCtgtgtgaaatacatagaaaaaagtgtctAATTTTATGCCTATAGATGATTGTTCAGAATAACAACATCTGTTGGTTaattacagtgttgccagactttaaccttccggtagtcgcgccctactcaatcacacgagcagtcgcgtgttgtatttttttacaacatccaatttttcaagtcttatgtactctgtttactgtcaaaacatattaattaattgtataattaatttttcatcttcttggttattttacgcctatgaacactTGGATGAtaaccatttcatagcccataaggtacatcaagcaaagccatcaattctgtgttattggttcgtttacagttcccgtatacagtcttccctatcttatgcactgtcgcgactaaatggcacctaaagactgaaccattgctcggttgatactgcaactcagtggagtgatgggggaaacGTTTTGGATGCATAgatgactcattcactgacacctccccattcaatagtttgtgcagcaaaaaaactgatactgttgtactttttacaacagcgcgactgccggaaggttaacacCGTTAAAatcttttgtatattttatttgacaGGTGCGAGTACAGTTTGGAGTTGATTGAGAACAGACTACCATGCTAAGTGAATTCAGCAGACCTGACAACCACAcccacaaatttcccaatggtgATTCAGAGAGGGAGATGAAAGTTCCTACAAATGACATTCGAGAGAATGGCTTCCACAAGAGTGCAAATGGTGATGCATCGCCTGAATTCACCAGTAACGGTCACCAAAGTCCTCAAGACATGAATGATATTGATGCCAGTAATAAACCAAAGTCGAGAACAGAAAAACTTGCCGAATCCAAGTATCAGTTTCTAGGATTTGATCCGAGGAAAGACGACGAGTTACCAAAGTCAAACAAACTTGCAACTAGGAGGAATTTCTCCAGCAGTGCGTCTTCGCTAGTCACTAGCTCATCTGATTGTCCGCCGGTGCAAAAATTGATAACTGACTCGGTGAGAATTGTCGATACTCAGTCCAAGTCGGACGGATCAAATCGTGTGAAGAGCTTGGATTCTCGTCCTTCCTGGACCAATCCCACGTTGGACATTGGCATTTATTCCACTCTCCCCAGAAGAAATGGAGAATACACAGCTGAGCAGTTACTGTCTCAGCTGGACGCCATTGTCAAATCGACGGAGAAGAGTCCAGTTGTGCTGGAAAGAGGTAAATTCATCCTACCTCTGCCTGAGTCTGAGAAGAAATCTGAATGCAGAAACGATTTGCTCGCCAGTTTGACGCAGTTGAAGGCGAAAATCACAGACATAGAACAGCAGCAAGAGGAACTCATGAGAGAGGTAGGTTCTCATTCTCATTCACACAGTAAATatacttttcctccacctcctgtctaaagtgcttactttactctctggaacataatactaaagtgtcactttttcgctctcgggaggaaaaaacaggaaaactccctagaacgtaaaagtaactccatttcaATACATGGGAAgaatctctattttaaaaacgtacatttgaaataggttagaaggtccaAGTTCAAATGAGGAagaccaactaaattcaataggctacctcaaccagacatttgatcaatatatgaaatttatgtttgtatgctaaaattattacaaacttcatattactatactaaaaaaatgtatacaattttttttttattccatgctATTCAGAATACcaaccaacgaatattcctcattaactaatcaaatttgaaacgggaacttcatcatagtattgtagttgtggcggccattgttgttacaactttggcgacagatagcgcatagcgctgtcggcggagaactgtgattacaagccagcccagctgtttactttttagattatgttgtaacacatttttTGGCCACgtacttttttaaaaattattttatttgcagtttttatagaaatgtaggtggaggaaaaatgttgtttatatcacgagtgaaaaaatttttttttcagggaaattgttgccctcggcttcgcctcgggcttcaaacttttccctcaaggagaaaaaaacagtactttttactctagatatacaataactattttttttgaaatgtaatgtTCATAATCTCAGTATATTGGTATATTTATTACTTGTCTGAAGTGTAATTTACAAATCCTGTAACAAATATTggctacaatattatattgttcaaCAGAACAATGACCTGCTCGTGTTCAAATTCTTAAAGCATTGTTAGTTTTGGTACAGCAGATTGTTAACCCTTGAACGCccaagttttttcaattttttgttctcattttttctcaaaaacaacttctgaaatataattctatttttattcacttatttcagtaaatatatttatatcagCACGAA contains:
- the LOC120349237 gene encoding uncharacterized protein LOC120349237; translation: MLSEFSRPDNHTHKFPNGDSEREMKVPTNDIRENGFHKSANGDASPEFTSNGHQSPQDMNDIDASNKPKSRTEKLAESKYQFLGFDPRKDDELPKSNKLATRRNFSSSASSLVTSSSDCPPVQKLITDSVRIVDTQSKSDGSNRVKSLDSRPSWTNPTLDIGIYSTLPRRNGEYTAEQLLSQLDAIVKSTEKSPVVLERGKFILPLPESEKKSECRNDLLASLTQLKAKITDIEQQQEELMREAEIEQALLGGEWRAQNEKLSADENKLAALREKVHNCDKEMEICAAKQAERQAHSRKVLEQQQAILNT